In Candidatus Omnitrophota bacterium, a single genomic region encodes these proteins:
- a CDS encoding MotA/TolQ/ExbB proton channel family protein — protein MSRFKKLSTYFLMVLTGVIVVSSFGFSAEDVEKYIPSAEAAEKGMTLWQIIVAGGEVMVVLALLSIAALGLIVYYFLTMKQNVLFPEGFQEEVIPLVEGGRYEEARKKCQGSDNLLAGVLSAGLARIGRDKIVIKEAIQDEGRRRIDDLRQKLSYLADVAAISPMVGLLGTVLGMIQAFNVIAFQTGAVKPILLASGISKAMVTTATGLIIAIPAMIFYSFFKGKVQNYSARLEDLSTELFHLITEK, from the coding sequence ATGTCCCGCTTCAAAAAGCTCTCTACCTATTTTCTGATGGTCCTTACCGGTGTTATTGTTGTTTCTTCTTTCGGGTTTTCAGCAGAAGACGTCGAAAAATATATCCCGAGTGCTGAAGCTGCCGAGAAGGGAATGACCCTCTGGCAGATAATCGTCGCCGGAGGAGAGGTCATGGTCGTCCTGGCCCTTCTTTCCATCGCGGCGTTGGGGCTTATAGTTTATTATTTTCTTACGATGAAGCAGAACGTGCTTTTTCCGGAGGGTTTCCAGGAAGAGGTAATACCTCTCGTGGAAGGCGGCCGGTACGAAGAAGCCCGTAAAAAGTGCCAGGGAAGCGACAATCTCCTGGCCGGTGTTCTTTCGGCCGGACTGGCGCGCATAGGACGCGACAAGATTGTCATCAAAGAGGCGATACAGGACGAAGGCAGACGCAGGATAGATGACCTGCGCCAGAAGCTGAGCTATCTCGCTGATGTTGCGGCCATATCGCCGATGGTGGGGCTTCTAGGGACCGTGCTGGGCATGATACAGGCTTTTAACGTTATCGCTTTCCAGACAGGTGCGGTAAAGCCGATCCTTCTTGCCAGCGGTATATCCAAAGCAATGGTCACGACCGCGACCGGACTTATAATAGCCATTCCGGCAATGATATTCTATTCCTTTTTCAAGGGGAAGGTGCAGAATTACTCGGCAAGGCTCGAGGATCTCTCGACCGAGCTTTTTCACCTGATAACCGAAAAGTAA
- a CDS encoding biopolymer transporter ExbD produces MDFSDQRQTLSERPTIQIAPLIDIIFLLLIFFMAASIFYQLETEINITVPTAKESTDIRRTPGEIIINIRKDGSVVVNQRQMSYDELDRMLRRVSELYRGQPVIIRADKQTYHKNVIRVLDLCAGADIWNVSFATMKEKQE; encoded by the coding sequence ATGGATTTTTCTGACCAGAGACAGACTTTGTCGGAGAGGCCGACCATACAGATCGCGCCTCTTATAGACATAATCTTCCTGCTTCTCATATTTTTCATGGCGGCGTCGATATTCTATCAGCTGGAGACAGAGATAAACATAACGGTTCCCACGGCAAAAGAGTCCACTGATATACGGCGCACGCCGGGGGAGATCATAATCAATATCCGCAAGGACGGCTCCGTTGTCGTTAACCAGAGACAGATGAGTTATGATGAGCTGGACCGCATGCTCAGGCGAGTTTCGGAACTCTACAGGGGGCAGCCGGTCATCATAAGGGCGGACAAGCAGACTTATCATAAGAACGTGATCAGGGTGCTTGACCTCTGCGCCGGGGCCGATATCTGGAACGTTTCTTTTGCCACGATGAAAGAAAAGCAAGAATGA
- a CDS encoding tetratricopeptide repeat protein, giving the protein MNKFRTLFILALIFVMLPSTVEPQDKRIDAELEEFDFANGLFSRGMYEMAIEGYKDFLKQYPRSEYAELASFRIAECYFMDEKYDEAINRFSLFLDNYPDGEMAGKATLRKAQVHYRKGDLAAAKRILKQILSGGLDENLKTSAKYYLAGIHFKQGEHASSEALLEEVIASPAGGKYTAFAYINLGDIYSEKGAHEKAARYYEKAAGETKEAEIAAKSSFRAGNAYYKAGLFDKAKSQYSKVTSKPGVSDSFDEAATGLVSTLYKSGDYTAAVQAAEDALPKLKQDESKAQILFLKGNALFFADEYDRAETVYDETIRSYPGSEFALKSMLNRSWVLYRIGRYDECVEAVADYMSRTRENTDEALYVKGEALIGAGYTSQAIETYEEIASDFPESVYHREALYEMGWAYASSGEPAEAVRNYRMFVEQYPDDSRSPAVLLKAAQENLDMQRYSQAETDYMKFLSTYSENPLKENVLFQLGRVYLEKGDTAKALNIYQKFISEFPDSEAADAAIYWMGRAYQEQQDFDRALKAYSRLEADTESGFYHEAVESMAYSYFQMGQFDKAAEKYYALISREKELVLPEGVYKWVAEYYMGRDESKISLEVLDILTRRYPDMKSEGEILYMYAENYAGLGEWDKARERFLGAIEKGAPSPYRERSYLGLGKAYSAAGEYDKAVEMLTEALASREDNLTGALARYEIGNVKFKVMDFKEAAKQYMMVAILYDDRELCSKALFRAGEAFEKAGMPEKSAEAYQELIQRYPGTPIAGEAKEMIGRVKNGSR; this is encoded by the coding sequence ATGAACAAATTCAGAACTCTTTTCATACTCGCGCTTATTTTCGTTATGCTCCCATCGACGGTGGAGCCACAGGATAAGCGCATCGACGCGGAATTGGAGGAATTCGATTTCGCGAACGGTCTTTTTTCACGGGGTATGTATGAGATGGCGATCGAGGGATACAAGGATTTTCTGAAGCAATATCCCCGGAGCGAATACGCGGAACTGGCAAGTTTCAGGATAGCCGAGTGTTATTTCATGGACGAAAAGTACGATGAAGCGATAAACCGGTTCAGTCTGTTCCTTGATAACTATCCCGATGGAGAAATGGCCGGTAAAGCCACCCTTAGAAAAGCACAGGTCCATTACCGGAAGGGCGACCTGGCCGCGGCGAAGCGGATACTCAAGCAGATACTTTCCGGAGGGCTGGATGAGAACCTGAAGACCTCGGCTAAGTACTACCTGGCGGGTATCCATTTCAAGCAGGGCGAGCATGCTTCTTCCGAGGCTCTTCTTGAAGAGGTCATCGCAAGTCCCGCCGGTGGAAAATATACCGCTTTCGCCTATATAAACCTCGGTGATATATATTCGGAAAAGGGAGCGCATGAAAAAGCGGCAAGATATTACGAAAAAGCCGCGGGCGAGACGAAAGAAGCAGAGATCGCAGCAAAGTCTTCCTTTCGCGCCGGCAACGCTTATTACAAAGCGGGTCTATTCGATAAGGCGAAAAGCCAGTACTCCAAGGTGACCAGCAAGCCCGGGGTTTCCGATTCTTTCGACGAAGCGGCCACGGGACTTGTATCCACGCTGTATAAGAGCGGCGACTATACCGCCGCCGTACAGGCTGCCGAGGATGCCCTCCCGAAACTGAAGCAGGATGAGTCAAAGGCGCAGATACTCTTTCTTAAGGGCAACGCGCTCTTCTTCGCCGATGAATATGACCGGGCGGAGACGGTATATGATGAAACCATAAGAAGCTATCCCGGCTCGGAATTCGCGTTAAAATCCATGCTGAACCGTTCCTGGGTCCTTTACAGGATAGGCAGGTATGACGAGTGTGTCGAAGCGGTAGCCGATTATATGTCCAGGACGCGCGAGAACACGGATGAGGCTCTTTACGTCAAGGGGGAAGCGCTCATAGGCGCCGGGTACACTTCACAAGCCATAGAGACTTATGAGGAAATAGCAAGTGATTTTCCCGAGTCGGTTTATCACAGGGAGGCATTGTACGAAATGGGATGGGCCTACGCCTCTTCCGGAGAGCCGGCAGAAGCGGTGCGCAATTACCGGATGTTCGTTGAGCAGTATCCGGACGACAGCAGGTCCCCGGCGGTTTTACTGAAAGCGGCGCAGGAGAACCTTGATATGCAAAGATATTCCCAAGCCGAAACGGATTACATGAAGTTTTTGTCCACCTACAGCGAAAATCCTCTGAAAGAGAACGTTTTATTCCAGCTCGGCAGGGTTTATCTGGAAAAGGGGGATACCGCCAAGGCCTTGAACATTTACCAGAAGTTCATCAGTGAATTCCCGGATTCTGAGGCCGCTGACGCGGCGATATACTGGATGGGACGGGCATATCAGGAACAGCAGGACTTTGACCGTGCCCTCAAGGCCTATTCGCGTCTTGAGGCCGATACGGAAAGTGGATTCTATCACGAGGCCGTTGAATCCATGGCGTATTCATATTTCCAGATGGGACAGTTCGATAAAGCAGCCGAGAAGTATTACGCGCTGATCTCCCGGGAGAAGGAACTTGTCCTGCCCGAGGGGGTATATAAATGGGTAGCCGAATACTACATGGGCCGGGATGAAAGCAAGATATCCCTTGAAGTCCTGGATATACTTACCCGGCGGTATCCGGACATGAAGAGCGAAGGCGAGATCCTGTACATGTACGCGGAGAATTACGCGGGCCTGGGAGAATGGGATAAGGCCCGCGAGCGGTTCCTCGGGGCGATAGAGAAAGGCGCTCCCTCACCCTACAGGGAAAGGTCCTATCTTGGACTGGGCAAAGCGTATTCCGCCGCCGGTGAATATGATAAAGCCGTTGAAATGCTCACAGAAGCCCTTGCCTCACGGGAAGACAACCTGACGGGCGCTCTGGCAAGATACGAGATAGGCAACGTCAAATTCAAAGTGATGGATTTCAAGGAGGCGGCAAAGCAGTACATGATGGTCGCGATCCTATACGACGACAGGGAACTTTGCTCGAAAGCGCTTTTCCGCGCCGGTGAAGCTTTTGAAAAGGCCGGTATGCCGGAAAAGTCCGCTGAAGCCTACCAGGAACTTATCCAGAGATATCCAGGAACACCTATTGCCGGGGAAGCCAAAGAAATGATAGGTCGGGTGAAAAATGGATCGAGGTAA
- a CDS encoding VWA domain-containing protein, with amino-acid sequence MDRGKKTILALFISVTAHAVFFATSPHVIMSGMTGVMDETRQIFRLKGVEEEPAEVDLFEGAEPAPPSIKMTQEVSQMKSPALRRMMLERKLDDDLSLDKKKKEMTEQIKEDIVPEPEKFDNGARLDIDTKEERQQAAPRKRSLAERLSTESLVEYPARESPSVRDEGSYGVSRSPVELPSTGKEWEPSAGGVFQPDKADVTGPARVGEYEDIGRFLDVEVKVYEDPATGEKFFKIVIKTRKENNLGVIPKEVIFLVDSSKSITGEKLSYVKEGLLYSIRHLNQADRFNLVAFRGSLIRFMEESVSPRKRTLEKAEDFIGGLEAVGQTDVENALLGIINEPVRFRPSYIVLITDGRPTTGVTDSRRIIQQITRQNKMQRPIFCFGGGMRVNRYLLDFISYQNRAWSRFADRTHDMEDEFIELYRQIKDPILLNVRYRLKGVSVEEVYPKYLSDFYKGKPFTLYGRFEDEDVFSVQILGQMNGDTKEFIFKSSLLEAERGGADIAREWAFRKIYYLISRNTMGAGDPELLRRQINHLSRKYGIITPYDIEGSD; translated from the coding sequence ATGGATCGAGGTAAGAAGACCATACTGGCCCTATTTATATCCGTTACCGCACACGCGGTTTTCTTCGCTACTTCGCCTCATGTCATCATGTCCGGGATGACGGGTGTCATGGACGAGACAAGGCAGATATTCCGTTTAAAGGGGGTAGAGGAGGAGCCCGCGGAGGTGGACCTTTTTGAAGGCGCTGAACCCGCGCCGCCTTCGATAAAAATGACCCAAGAGGTCTCGCAGATGAAGAGTCCCGCGCTCAGGAGGATGATGCTTGAGAGGAAGCTGGATGATGACCTCTCGCTGGATAAAAAGAAAAAAGAGATGACCGAGCAGATAAAAGAGGACATAGTTCCCGAGCCGGAGAAGTTCGATAACGGTGCGAGGCTCGATATTGACACAAAAGAAGAAAGGCAGCAGGCAGCTCCCCGGAAAAGGTCTCTTGCTGAGAGGCTTTCAACGGAGAGCCTGGTGGAATATCCCGCCCGTGAGTCTCCGTCCGTCCGGGATGAAGGATCTTACGGTGTTTCTAGAAGCCCTGTTGAACTGCCCTCAACCGGAAAGGAATGGGAGCCTTCCGCCGGAGGCGTCTTTCAGCCTGATAAAGCCGATGTCACCGGTCCGGCTCGTGTGGGGGAATACGAGGATATAGGAAGGTTCCTCGATGTTGAGGTCAAGGTCTATGAAGACCCGGCTACCGGGGAAAAGTTCTTCAAGATAGTCATCAAAACGAGAAAAGAGAATAATCTCGGGGTCATCCCGAAAGAAGTGATCTTTCTTGTTGACTCGTCAAAGAGTATAACCGGGGAAAAACTCTCTTACGTGAAGGAGGGCCTTTTATATTCGATCAGGCACCTTAATCAGGCAGACAGGTTCAACCTGGTTGCCTTCAGAGGCAGTCTCATCAGGTTCATGGAAGAATCCGTCAGCCCCCGGAAGAGAACTCTCGAGAAGGCCGAGGATTTCATAGGAGGCCTTGAAGCGGTCGGCCAGACCGATGTGGAGAACGCCCTTCTGGGGATCATCAACGAACCGGTACGCTTCCGTCCCTCCTACATAGTCCTCATTACCGACGGGAGGCCGACGACCGGGGTTACCGATTCCCGCAGGATCATACAGCAGATAACCAGGCAGAACAAGATGCAGAGGCCCATATTCTGTTTCGGCGGCGGGATGAGGGTGAACCGGTATCTTTTGGATTTCATATCCTACCAGAACAGGGCTTGGAGCCGTTTTGCCGACAGAACGCATGACATGGAGGATGAGTTCATCGAACTTTACCGCCAGATAAAGGATCCCATACTCCTCAATGTCAGATACAGGCTTAAAGGTGTTAGCGTTGAGGAGGTTTATCCCAAGTACCTTTCGGACTTTTACAAGGGAAAACCTTTTACGCTTTACGGGAGGTTCGAGGACGAGGACGTATTCTCCGTACAGATCCTCGGCCAGATGAACGGGGACACGAAAGAGTTCATATTCAAAAGTTCTCTTCTGGAGGCTGAAAGAGGAGGAGCCGATATAGCCCGCGAATGGGCGTTCCGAAAGATCTATTATCTCATAAGCCGTAACACCATGGGAGCGGGAGATCCTGAGCTTCTCAGGCGGCAGATAAACCACCTGAGCCGCAAGTATGGTATAATCACGCCATATGATATAGAGGGATCTGATTAA
- a CDS encoding DUF3096 domain-containing protein — protein sequence MSLNHLIYILSIVFGVLILAAPKIASYLVGAYLIAFGVIKLIMVLS from the coding sequence GTGTCGCTGAATCACCTTATATATATCCTGTCCATAGTCTTTGGGGTATTGATCCTGGCCGCGCCAAAGATAGCCAGCTATCTTGTCGGTGCCTATCTTATAGCATTCGGTGTAATAAAGCTGATCATGGTCTTAAGCTAA
- a CDS encoding nucleoside deaminase, whose product MELAIKQARKGASEGHGGPFGAVIVKDDKIISSAHNSVLRDNDPTRHAEIRAISMASEELGSYDLSGCSIYVTTEPCPMCFSAIHWARIDRVVYGTRIEDVKKLGFNEMTISACWMKEEGASKVEIEPSFMRDECVALLKFWEGLPNRQVY is encoded by the coding sequence ATGGAACTTGCTATTAAACAGGCCCGTAAAGGCGCTTCAGAGGGTCACGGCGGCCCCTTCGGGGCTGTTATTGTAAAAGACGATAAGATTATTTCATCGGCGCATAATTCGGTGCTAAGGGATAACGATCCCACCCGTCACGCCGAGATCAGAGCCATATCCATGGCGTCAGAGGAGCTGGGAAGCTATGATCTCTCAGGATGCAGCATATACGTGACCACCGAACCCTGTCCGATGTGTTTTTCCGCCATACACTGGGCCAGGATCGACCGGGTCGTTTACGGCACCCGCATAGAGGACGTCAAGAAGCTCGGATTCAATGAAATGACCATATCGGCCTGCTGGATGAAAGAAGAGGGCGCTTCCAAAGTTGAGATCGAGCCCTCCTTTATGAGGGATGAGTGTGTTGCCCTATTGAAATTCTGGGAAGGACTTCCGAACAGACAGGTGTATTAA
- a CDS encoding DEAD/DEAH box helicase: MSVSREFFEKDGPMARELEGYEIRPQQLEMVQAVEEAIEGDRNLIVEAGTGVGKSLAYLVPFIMWAAREKRKVVVSTYTKALQNQLYVKDLPFLKRVLGVDFSYEICMGSENYACLKKAQRNGQRKLFDSKSKKAQMEKISNWLTRTETGLMTDMDFVPDRAIWQKFSREADMCLGKKCSYSERCFYRMARSRQQQAHVLVTNHSLLFTDMMSEARVLPEFHGLVLDEAHTLEDVATGHFGRDVSNFGLKNLAGEISRLASSSLVAEKGAEERVRDEISEVNTRLKEFNASYGRFFDEAEKIFGRDERVIGFNREDFFHEDITRPLVALSFSLMVLSRDLAEPEEREQAHAYAEKCDRYAEALDFIFAHQNDDYVYWIEVKTRKRSTNYSFHAAPIDISGQMRELLFERISPVVLTSATLVCSSSGRADFSFIETRLGLDDPLELALDSPFDYANKVLMYMPREIADPNSDFASYREQALGNIIDIYDIMGGRIFALFTSYDMLFWTAGELADRRSQMNILKQGDLPRYVLLDVFKKNPDSILLGTTTFWQGVDVPGSSLECVIITKLPFTVPSDPINAARIQSVRDNGQNPFTEYQLPQAIIMFKQGFGRLIRGHSDRGVVAVLDPRIRTRFYGREFINALPRCRRTDDLAQIRDFFAVTGL, from the coding sequence ATGTCCGTATCAAGGGAATTTTTCGAAAAAGACGGTCCCATGGCCAGGGAGCTTGAAGGGTATGAAATACGCCCCCAGCAGCTGGAGATGGTGCAGGCAGTTGAAGAGGCTATAGAAGGTGATCGCAACCTAATAGTCGAGGCCGGTACAGGTGTGGGCAAGAGCCTGGCGTATCTTGTGCCCTTCATCATGTGGGCCGCGAGGGAGAAAAGGAAAGTTGTTGTATCCACCTACACGAAGGCCCTTCAGAACCAGCTGTACGTTAAAGACCTGCCTTTCCTCAAGCGTGTTCTTGGCGTTGATTTCTCATATGAGATATGCATGGGCTCGGAGAATTACGCCTGCCTTAAGAAAGCTCAGCGTAACGGTCAGCGTAAGCTCTTTGATTCCAAAAGCAAAAAGGCCCAGATGGAAAAGATATCGAACTGGCTCACTCGCACCGAAACGGGACTTATGACCGACATGGATTTTGTTCCCGACAGAGCGATCTGGCAGAAATTCTCCAGGGAAGCCGATATGTGCCTGGGGAAGAAGTGTTCCTACAGCGAGAGATGTTTTTATCGCATGGCAAGGTCCAGGCAGCAGCAGGCCCATGTCCTGGTGACGAATCATTCGCTTTTATTCACGGATATGATGTCCGAGGCCAGGGTATTGCCCGAATTCCATGGACTTGTTCTTGATGAGGCCCATACGCTGGAGGATGTTGCAACAGGCCATTTCGGCAGGGACGTCAGCAATTTCGGGCTTAAGAACCTGGCCGGGGAGATATCCCGGCTGGCATCGTCTTCTCTCGTCGCGGAAAAAGGCGCTGAAGAGAGGGTGCGCGATGAGATCAGCGAGGTGAATACGCGCCTCAAGGAATTCAACGCCTCTTATGGCAGGTTCTTCGACGAGGCGGAGAAGATCTTTGGCCGTGATGAAAGAGTTATCGGTTTCAACAGGGAGGATTTCTTTCACGAAGATATCACAAGGCCGCTGGTCGCGCTATCGTTTTCACTGATGGTATTGAGCCGTGATCTGGCAGAACCCGAGGAAAGGGAGCAGGCCCACGCTTACGCGGAAAAGTGCGACAGGTACGCCGAGGCGCTGGACTTCATCTTCGCCCACCAGAACGATGATTACGTTTACTGGATAGAAGTGAAAACCCGTAAAAGGTCCACGAATTATTCTTTTCACGCTGCTCCCATAGACATAAGCGGCCAGATGAGAGAGCTTCTTTTTGAGAGGATCTCTCCGGTAGTCCTGACCTCGGCTACACTGGTCTGCTCTTCATCCGGCAGGGCTGACTTCAGCTTCATAGAGACCAGGCTCGGGCTGGATGACCCCCTTGAACTGGCTCTGGACTCTCCTTTTGATTACGCCAATAAAGTGCTCATGTACATGCCCCGGGAAATAGCGGACCCCAACAGTGATTTTGCTTCTTACAGGGAACAGGCGCTCGGTAACATCATCGATATCTACGATATAATGGGGGGCAGGATATTCGCCCTTTTTACCAGCTATGATATGCTCTTCTGGACGGCCGGAGAACTAGCAGATCGAAGAAGCCAGATGAACATCCTCAAACAGGGGGACCTTCCCCGGTATGTACTGCTTGACGTTTTCAAGAAGAACCCCGATTCAATACTACTAGGGACCACGACCTTCTGGCAGGGGGTGGACGTACCGGGAAGCTCTCTGGAATGCGTGATCATCACAAAACTGCCTTTTACTGTCCCCAGCGACCCCATAAATGCTGCCAGGATACAGTCCGTACGCGATAACGGACAGAACCCCTTTACCGAATATCAGCTTCCTCAGGCCATCATAATGTTCAAGCAGGGATTCGGACGCCTTATAAGGGGTCATTCCGACAGGGGTGTCGTCGCGGTGCTCGATCCGCGCATCAGAACCAGGTTCTACGGCAGAGAATTCATAAATGCCCTGCCCAGATGCCGCCGGACGGATGACCTCGCGCAGATAAGGGATTTTTTCGCCGTAACCGGTCTCTGA
- a CDS encoding AAA domain-containing protein, whose product MSQGITAINEKVQKESVFIEDLLAEIRKVIVGQEYLIERLLVGLLANGHVLIEGVPGLAKTMSVRVLSAAIDTGFQRLQFTPDLLPADLIGTLVYNPKEGNFTTKKGPIFSNIILADEINRAPAKVQSALLEAMQERQVTIGENTFKLDEPFLVLATQNPIEQEGTYPLPEAQVDRFMLKINIGYPHKEEEHKILKRMAVTDKKLEVKPVISPEKIVEMRKIIDEIYMDEKIEKYIVDIVFATRSPKDYGLEELEGLIDYGASPRASINLALTAKAYAFVKRRGYVTPQDVKSIGPDVLRHRVIPSYEAEAQDKTSEDIIKRVFDEVEVP is encoded by the coding sequence ATGTCCCAGGGGATCACCGCCATAAACGAAAAAGTGCAAAAAGAAAGTGTGTTCATAGAGGACCTTCTTGCCGAGATAAGAAAAGTCATTGTCGGGCAGGAATATCTTATAGAGAGGCTCCTTGTGGGGCTGTTGGCGAATGGTCACGTTCTGATAGAGGGCGTGCCCGGTCTGGCCAAGACCATGTCGGTCAGGGTCCTTTCAGCGGCCATCGACACGGGTTTCCAGAGGCTTCAGTTCACGCCCGACCTTTTGCCCGCGGACCTCATAGGAACGCTGGTCTATAATCCGAAAGAGGGTAATTTCACGACCAAAAAGGGTCCTATTTTCTCTAACATAATACTGGCTGATGAAATCAACAGGGCTCCGGCGAAGGTACAGAGCGCCCTTCTTGAGGCGATGCAGGAGAGGCAGGTCACCATAGGCGAGAACACCTTCAAGCTCGACGAACCGTTCCTGGTGCTTGCTACGCAGAACCCCATTGAGCAGGAAGGGACTTATCCGCTTCCGGAAGCTCAGGTGGACAGGTTCATGCTCAAGATAAATATCGGATATCCGCACAAGGAGGAAGAGCACAAGATACTCAAGAGAATGGCAGTCACGGATAAGAAGCTGGAAGTCAAGCCCGTGATCTCCCCCGAGAAGATCGTTGAGATGAGAAAGATAATTGACGAGATATACATGGACGAAAAGATCGAAAAGTACATAGTTGACATAGTGTTCGCAACGCGCAGCCCCAAGGATTACGGCCTTGAAGAGCTTGAAGGGCTTATAGATTACGGGGCCTCTCCCAGGGCCAGCATAAATCTCGCGCTCACCGCGAAAGCGTACGCATTCGTCAAGAGACGCGGTTACGTTACACCCCAGGACGTTAAGTCGATAGGTCCGGACGTTCTGCGTCACAGAGTAATACCCAGTTACGAGGCCGAGGCGCAGGATAAAACATCGGAAGATATCATAAAGAGGGTTTTTGACGAAGTCGAAGTACCGTAA
- a CDS encoding DUF58 domain-containing protein — protein sequence MIPKEVINKIRRIQITTSRKVTDIFAGQYQSVFKGVGMEFEEVRQYMPGDEIRSIDWNVTARMGHPYVKKFVEERELTIMILLDVSNSCRFGTAGRVKSELAAELCSVIAFSAIQNNDKVGMITFTDRVEKFVPPRKGVRHVLRVVREAIYNEPEGKGTDINQVLEYLNGVTTRRSITFLVSDFFAGDFKKTLSITNKRHDVIAVTITDPAELVLPKAGIIKMHDAETGDLFEVDTSDPALRVSYEKRSSELAEKRSKIFRSTGVDSIDIRTDSSYVEPLIKFFRMRERRIRGGR from the coding sequence ATGATACCCAAAGAAGTAATAAACAAGATAAGAAGGATACAGATAACCACCTCGCGAAAGGTGACCGATATCTTCGCGGGTCAGTACCAGAGCGTCTTCAAGGGCGTGGGCATGGAGTTCGAGGAAGTGCGACAGTACATGCCGGGCGATGAGATACGCTCCATAGACTGGAACGTGACCGCCAGGATGGGGCACCCTTATGTCAAGAAGTTCGTGGAGGAGAGAGAACTGACCATAATGATACTGCTGGATGTTTCCAACTCCTGCCGGTTCGGTACGGCCGGTCGCGTAAAAAGCGAACTCGCTGCGGAACTGTGTTCTGTGATAGCTTTTTCGGCCATTCAGAACAACGACAAGGTGGGTATGATAACCTTTACAGACCGTGTCGAGAAGTTCGTTCCCCCGCGCAAGGGCGTGCGGCACGTGTTAAGAGTGGTGCGCGAAGCTATATATAACGAGCCCGAGGGCAAGGGCACCGATATAAACCAGGTGCTTGAGTATCTTAACGGCGTGACGACCAGGCGTTCGATAACATTCCTTGTCTCGGACTTTTTCGCCGGCGATTTCAAGAAAACCCTTTCAATAACCAATAAAAGGCATGATGTTATCGCTGTTACCATTACCGATCCGGCCGAACTTGTGCTTCCCAAGGCCGGGATCATAAAGATGCACGACGCCGAGACGGGCGATCTTTTCGAAGTTGACACGTCCGATCCGGCGTTAAGGGTCTCTTACGAAAAGCGCTCGAGCGAGCTGGCCGAAAAGCGCTCGAAGATCTTTCGTTCCACCGGGGTGGATTCTATAGACATACGCACGGATTCTTCTTATGTGGAACCGCTGATCAAGTTCTTCAGGATGAGAGAGAGAAGAATAAGGGGAGGCAGATAG
- a CDS encoding VWA domain-containing protein: MYLANPWVLLLLLLIPPAVYLLTRYGRRRESSVRFSDKGLVKGFKPSLRLRMSKTLVYVRALSLVLIIVALARPQSAFEETKIHIEGIDIVLAVDVSSSMRAMDFEIDGERVDRLEVVKKVVRDFIQKRPNDKIGLVAFAAHAYTVCPLTLDHDWLEKNLERVKIGMMEDGTAIGSALAGALNRIKDTGTKEKIIILLTDGRNNAGRVSPMVAAEAAKALGVRIYTIGAGTKGMAPYPVKDMFGNTVLRPVEIEIDEKLLKEIADTTSGLFFRATDTRSLEDIYGEIDKLEKTPMEETGYHIYNELFGYFLVPGLLLLLLEVLLSNTWLRRIP, encoded by the coding sequence ATATATCTGGCGAATCCATGGGTCCTACTTCTTTTGTTGTTGATACCCCCAGCGGTGTACCTGCTCACGAGGTACGGCAGGCGCAGAGAAAGCAGCGTGCGTTTTTCCGATAAAGGCCTCGTAAAGGGATTCAAACCGTCCTTGAGGCTCAGGATGAGTAAAACTCTCGTATATGTGCGGGCGCTCTCTCTTGTTTTGATAATTGTCGCGCTGGCACGCCCGCAGTCGGCCTTCGAAGAGACCAAGATACATATCGAGGGTATAGATATAGTGCTCGCGGTGGATGTCTCCAGCAGTATGCGCGCGATGGATTTTGAGATAGACGGCGAAAGGGTGGACCGGCTCGAGGTGGTAAAGAAAGTCGTGCGTGATTTTATCCAGAAAAGGCCGAACGATAAAATAGGGCTTGTAGCTTTTGCCGCGCACGCCTATACGGTCTGCCCACTTACGCTTGATCATGACTGGCTGGAGAAGAACCTGGAGAGGGTGAAGATCGGCATGATGGAGGACGGCACGGCCATAGGTTCGGCCCTGGCCGGCGCGCTTAACAGGATCAAGGATACAGGGACTAAGGAAAAGATCATAATCCTCCTGACCGACGGGAGGAATAACGCCGGCAGGGTATCGCCGATGGTCGCAGCAGAAGCGGCAAAGGCGCTAGGGGTGAGGATCTATACCATAGGAGCCGGCACTAAAGGCATGGCACCTTACCCGGTGAAGGACATGTTCGGCAATACGGTCCTGAGGCCCGTGGAAATAGAGATAGATGAGAAGCTTTTAAAGGAAATAGCCGATACCACCAGCGGGCTTTTCTTCAGGGCTACGGATACAAGGTCCCTGGAGGACATATACGGGGAGATCGACAAGCTCGAGAAGACCCCCATGGAAGAGACGGGATACCACATTTACAATGAACTTTTCGGATATTTCCTCGTTCCCGGTCTTTTGCTGCTGCTTCTGGAGGTTCTGTTGTCAAATACATGGCTGAGGAGGATACCGTAG